In Thermomonas paludicola, the following are encoded in one genomic region:
- a CDS encoding Lrp/AsnC family transcriptional regulator yields MRISAADELLLSILREDARAATADIARRLGLSRTTVQNRIARLEQQGVIRGYTVRIDDELERSRIRAHILITLRPKQMTAVVKALQAMHEVRVLYSISGGHDLIALAVTATVGEMDVLTDRIGAIDGVERTNTSIILSTKFER; encoded by the coding sequence ATGCGAATTTCAGCCGCCGACGAGCTCCTGCTTTCCATCCTGCGCGAGGATGCCCGTGCCGCCACCGCCGACATTGCCCGCCGGCTGGGCCTGTCGCGCACCACGGTGCAAAACCGCATTGCACGGCTGGAGCAGCAGGGCGTGATCCGCGGCTATACCGTGCGTATCGACGACGAGTTGGAGCGCAGCCGCATCCGCGCGCACATCCTGATCACCCTGCGTCCCAAGCAGATGACCGCGGTGGTGAAGGCGCTGCAGGCCATGCACGAGGTGCGGGTGCTGTATTCGATCAGCGGCGGGCATGATCTGATCGCGCTGGCAGTGACGGCCACGGTAGGCGAGATGGACGTGCTGACAGATCGTATTGGTGCCATCGATGGCGTGGAGCGCACCAATACCTCGATCATCCTGTCGACCAAGTTCGAGCGCTGA